A genomic region of Sarcophilus harrisii chromosome 6, mSarHar1.11, whole genome shotgun sequence contains the following coding sequences:
- the CDHR5 gene encoding cadherin-related family member 5: MSVPEAGTAWDGAQRTRTRAFCSLCVWGGPGGLGCSPTMRASGWALGLLPLLLLLPGAEGQIQVCSVSPDWIEVYENELPTQAVATVTEPLGQMVVLSSTSNPIFELKNRGLRLTREPDFETERVLTANLDCKEGNIVVTRLTVTVVVLNVNDEPPLFPFSSKTWNVSENTIVGTTVIPATELAATDKDEDTLFYTLLGQSPPGADKVFSLAGVNSPALQLAQALDYDKMPSMVFHLLVRDTPEPEAKPSHTATASITIQVIPADMRPPWFLPCRFTDGRICIHAEYSGAVATGLVLTSPFTFSPGPVYAVDGDTAINEQIRYSIIGGNPDNTFQIGEDSGNVTMTKAIPRPTILTMQVQVRSGSGCCSPP; the protein is encoded by the exons ATGAGTGTTCCTGAAGCAGGGACTGCCTGGGATGGGGCGCAGAGGACACGGACCCGGGCCTTCTGCTCCTTGT GCGTCTGGGGTGGGCCTGGGGGGCTGGGCTGCTCCCCCACCATGAGGGCTTCTGGCTGGGCCCTGGGGCTCCTGCCACTTCTGCTGCTGCTTCCCGGAGCTGAGGGCCAGATCCAGG TGTGCTCTGTGTCCCCTGACTGGATCGAGGTGTATGAGAACGAGCTTCCCACACAAGCCGTGGCCACGGTCACAGAGCCCCTCGGGCAGATGGTCGTCCTGAGCTCTACTTCCAATCCAATCTTCGAGCTCAAGAATAGGGGGCTGAGGCTCACCAGAGAACCCGATTTTGAG ACAGAGCGTGTGCTGACTGCAAACCTGGACTGCAAGGAAGGGAATATCGTG GTGACCAGGCTGACCGTGACTGTGGTAGTCCTCAATGTCAATGACGAGCCCCCCCTGTTTCCCTTTTCCAGCAAAACCTGGAACGTCAGCGAG AACACCATCGTGGGGACCACTGTTATACCGGCCACAGAACTGGCAGCCACAGACAAAGATGAGGACACACTCTTCTACACTCTCTTAGGGCAGAGCCCCCCG GGTGCAGACAAGGTTTTCTCCCTGGCTGGGGTTAACTCCCCCGCCCTGCAGCTGGCCCAGGCTCTGGACTATGACAAGATGCCATCCATGGTCTTCCACCTTCTGGTCAGG GACACTCCCGAACCGGAGGCCAAGCCCAGCCACACGGCCACAGCCTCCATCACAATCCAAGTGATTCCTGCCGACATGCGCCCGCCCTGGTTCTTGCCCTGCCGGTTTACCGATGGGCGGATCTGCATCCACGCCGAGTACAGCGGAGCAGTGGCCACTGGCTTGGTCCTG ACATCACCCTTCACCTTCTCACCTGGGCCTGTGTATGCTGTTGATGGGGACACGGCCATCAATGAGCAGATAAGATACAGCATTATTGGGG GGAACCCGGAcaacacttttcagattggcgaGGACTCGGGCAACGTCACCATGACCAAAGCCATCCCCAGGCCCACCATCCTCACCATGCAGGTCCAGGTGAGAAGTGGCTCTGGCTGCTGCTCCCCTCCCTAG
- the SCT gene encoding secretin, which produces MAKGVGVLVIFFAFLIHGSSSFPAPQRAQRHMDGAFTSELSRLRESAFVQSLVRALVGLGPRTQRHSDGAFTSELSKIRGNAQVHRLIQQLVGKRRSVREPEEVTGRSGENGPPASARDNSPCLKWLRMCLPQNGAELRGRPPGSSCLWQVLPWPEAEAEGKGASLGEGAQRQSARCLTQ; this is translated from the exons ATGGCCAAAGGAGTCGGGGTCCTCGTGATCTTCTTTGCCTTCTTGATCCACGGATCTTCTTCGTTCCCGGCTCCCCAGAG GGCTCAGCGCCACATGGACGGCGCCTTCACCAGCGAGCTGAGTCGCCTGAGGGAGAGCGCTTTCGTCCAGAGCCTGGTCCGCGCGCTGGTCGGCCTGGGGCCCAG GACCCAGAGACACTCGGACGGCGCCTTCACCAGCGAGCTCAGTAAAATAAGAGGAAACGCCCAGGTGCACCGCCTTATTCAGCAGCTGGTGGGTAAGCGCAG GTCAGTCAGAGAGCCCGAGGAGGTGACTGGAAGGAGCGGGGAAAATGGGCCCCCCGCCTCGGCCCGGGACAATTCGCCCTGCCTGAAGTGGCTTCGAATGTGCCTCCCACAGAACGG TGCAGAACTTCGAGGGAGACCCCCCGGCAGCAGCTGCCTCTGGCAAGTCCTTCCGTGGCCAGAAGCTGAGGCCGAAGGGAAAGGAGCCTCTTTGGGGGAGGGCGCCCAAAGGCAAAGCGCTCGCTGTCTGACTCAGTAA